In Mycobacterium gallinarum, a single window of DNA contains:
- a CDS encoding SDR family oxidoreductase, whose amino-acid sequence MTDRPEIVLGLNDRVVLVTGGVRGVGAGISSVFAGQGATVVTCARRPVEGSPYEFHSCDVRDDESVAALIKTIADTHGRLDVVVNNAGGSPYVLAAESSAKFNTKIVELNLLGPLSVSIHANAVMQEQAQGGSIINIASVSGRRPTPGTAPYGAAKAGMESITATLAVEWAPKVRVNSVVVGMVETEQSELFYGDADSIAAISKNVPLGRLAKPDDVGWAAAFLASDAASYISGASIEVHGGGEPPHYLATTSADIK is encoded by the coding sequence GTGACCGACCGCCCAGAGATAGTCCTCGGACTCAACGACAGGGTCGTCCTGGTGACCGGAGGGGTTCGCGGCGTCGGCGCGGGCATCAGCTCTGTGTTCGCCGGCCAAGGTGCGACCGTGGTGACGTGCGCCCGCAGGCCGGTAGAGGGATCGCCGTACGAATTCCACAGCTGCGACGTCCGCGACGACGAGTCGGTGGCGGCGTTGATCAAGACGATTGCCGATACGCACGGGCGCCTGGACGTCGTCGTCAACAATGCGGGCGGATCGCCCTATGTGCTGGCCGCCGAGTCGTCGGCGAAGTTCAACACGAAGATCGTCGAGCTCAACCTGCTCGGACCCCTTTCGGTTTCGATCCACGCGAACGCAGTGATGCAGGAGCAGGCCCAGGGCGGTTCGATCATCAACATCGCCAGCGTCAGTGGGCGCAGGCCGACACCTGGCACCGCGCCGTACGGCGCGGCCAAGGCGGGCATGGAGAGCATCACCGCCACGCTGGCCGTCGAATGGGCGCCGAAGGTACGGGTGAACTCGGTGGTCGTCGGGATGGTGGAGACCGAGCAATCCGAATTGTTCTACGGCGACGCCGATTCCATCGCGGCCATCTCCAAGAACGTTCCGCTGGGACGGCTGGCCAAGCCGGACGACGTGGGTTGGGCCGCCGCGTTCTTGGCCTCCGACGCGGCGTCCTACATCAGCGGCGCCTCCATCGAGGTGCACGGCGGCGGCGAGCCTCCGCACTACCTGGCAACCACCTCTGCGGACATCAAGTAA